From one Phaeodactylum tricornutum CCAP 1055/1 chromosome 16, whole genome shotgun sequence genomic stretch:
- a CDS encoding predicted protein: MLMIEQSLRSLRRPKVFLTLAGASVFLIAYDAERSLGETFLKRKVLISSSRCLEGRKDFPFHSLLLHHGRTTVGCERNASGPFSTIPSARDRREVSPLTRTRRFFYSLSLASLPLPRLLNKRDPDLVLRSRYLRQRQRDSQAVQALQNSVAAETPKDPQAVAGIVKTLYELLYGKGVGPQDRQDFLSRYGCTGWTDAILDLLLELAADRGIVEIGAGNGQWARALVDRYIESTSTNDSNFRPRSKQFDFVLAYDDMSQLPLDPKVFHEKTQPYREYFHKVRHCDSSLSILQQWTCRGRVLLLVYPPPGGMAVNAAHIYVESSPELNDTIVYVGEGRGGSNADDIFFDFMEEGDWILEQSAPVHSFGDKGYEKLFVFRRAPFASE, encoded by the exons ATGTTGATGATAGAACAGTCGCTCCGATCACTAAGGCGCCCCAAAGTATTTCTGACTCTAGCTGGAGCAAGCGTGTTTCTCATTGCCTACGATGCAGAACGTTCGTTGGGTGAGACGTTTTTGAAACGTAAAGTGTTGATCAGCAGTTCTCGATGTTTGGAAGGTCGGAAGGATTTTCCCTTCCATTCCCTTCTATTACATCACGGTAGAACGACTGTTGGCTGCGAACGGAATGCATCGGGGCCTTTTTCGACCATACCTTCCGCAAGAGATCGACGCGAGGTCTCGCCGCTGACTCGAACACGCCGCTTCTTCTATTCTCTGTCGCTTGCTTCCCTTCCTTTGCCTCGACTTCTCAACAAACGAGATCCAGATTTGGTACTCAGGTCTCGGTATTTACGTCAACGTCAACGAGACTCACAAGCGGTGCAGGCGCTACAAAACAGCGTTGCCGCAGAGACGCCGAAAGATCCTCAGGCTGTAGCGGGTATTGTGAAGACGTTGTACGAATTGTTGTACGGAAAGGGTGTAGGGCCGCAAGATCGGCAAGACTTTTTGTCGCGGTACGGATGCACCGGTTGGACGGATGCAATACTGGATCTGCTTTTAGAATTGGCAGCCGATCGAGGGATTGTGGAAATTGGCGCCGGCAACGGACAGTGGGCGCGTGCGCTGGTGGATCGGTACATCGAAAGCACTTCCACAAACGATTCGAATTTTCGGCCTCGTAGCAAGCAGTTCGATTTTGTGTTGGCCTACGATGACATGAGTCAGTTACCTCTCGATCCGAAAGTCTTTCACGAAAAGACACAGCCGTATCGCGAATACTTTCATAAAGTGCGACACTGCGATTCTTCTTTGTCCATTTTGCAGCAGTGGACTTGTCGGGGTCGTGTCTTGCTTTTGGTGTATCCGCCACCAGGCGGGATGGCAGTAAACGCGGCACACATTTACGTCGAATCTTCGCCCGAGCTCAACGATACTATTGTTTACGT TGGCGAAGGTCGTGGGGGATCGAACGCGGACGACATTTTTTTCGACTTTATGGAAGAGGGTGACTGGATTCTAGAGCAATCTGCACCCGTTCATTCCTTTGGCGACAAGGGCTACGAAAAACTTTTCGTCTTTAGGCGAGCACCATTCGCGTCGGAATGA
- a CDS encoding predicted protein: MAPTKSDKRTKSKKVNNVNGPSGASESTTELRKASSAATSDDDYEKYKVDESLMARLSEEDQALVDEMQAKELQDFIDDRDDVLRQLPQSVQESFGTIGFAKFGQVKAWPVLVLNPFDVPPQPVRAMWRTMFARLKKSEQLDKLTCLVYWYGSRDDPNNMYSFIPRKLVKKYESVVKNGESPVVPKKAELRKAYDEMLADVDLDPAERKRHVLTFSEEWEVKVEQYALALDKKATAQDTNSKKRRASETSAKKGLKQSIPKKRRTSATEHAKTDTSAMSIPSDSEEIDKGAKALIEDPGEENKVGQKKGVVKQRTGKKKTVEKKTGSKKKNGKPKDVDSQSVTVGDEMDFADMESSDEALQSDDDKKDDDFEADHLSEDVEKDESYTDALKPKVEKVSKKSDKKATAATKVSKPKEPSKAKLKQKFQENEKVFGPILQTWADKIKKKDTSKLQAMIKQISACYTDFSVRFIELYPVPDLVKRTKVVLKEKNADLTDLVALRTKLNSFYMEEKNKVPESFKPKPKRQISTGSSLKESQSRLTVNEPSMSTKASSQSTIGATAVMAPSRPGIEQPGDYKRKQEQRQSEPEANREMTSAIPKHDLKTHASSKPDKFLKPEKKNFSIGNYVKTTLQEAVSASKTPVVTSRAVSVAKVIPAWITEETSLEPPTDQDRSLGLEFLRQMATCFPSGNINAESLALSIEKAINDWSVKQSLVSPSDFAWRDAYWERVHAIVAAVCGKRNSGTLMNLLLNGDFDDPLELVGLEHKILLDSFEGRPIFLK; this comes from the exons ATGGCACCCACCAAATCGGACAAGCGCACTAAATCGAAAAAGGTGAACAATGTCAACGGACCTTCGGGAGCGAGCGAATCTACCACGGAGTTACGAAAGGCATCTAGTGCTGCGACCTCGGACGATGACTACGAAAAGTACAAGGTCGATGAATCGCTCATGGCTCGCCTGAGTGAAGAAGACCAGGCACTCGTCGACGAGATGCAAGCCAAGGAACTCCAAGACTTTATCGACGACCGGGACGATGTCTTGCGCCAACTGCCCCAGAGTGTTCAAGAATCCTTCGGTACCATTGGATTCGCAAAGTTTGGACAAGTCAAGGCCTGGCCTGTCCTAGTGTTGAACCCTTTTGACGTTCCACCCCAACCCGTCCGAGCCATGTGGAGAACCATGTTTGCTAGA TTGAAAAAATCGGAACAGTTGGACAAACTAACTTGCCTCGTTTACTGGTACGGATCGAGGGACGATCCCAACAATATGTACAGTTTCATCCCCCGGAAACTCGTCAAGAAATACGAATCCGTCGTCAAGAATGGAGAATCGCCCGTGGTACCGAAAAAAGCCGAGTTGCGCAAGGCGTATGACGAAATGTTGGCAGATGTGGATCTTGACCCGGCAGAACGCAAGCGTCATgttttgactttttcggAAGAATGGGAAGTGAAAGTGGAACAGTACGCCTTGGCGCTCGATAAAAAAGCTACAGCCCAAGACACCAATTCCAAGAAAAGACGAGCCAGTGAGACTAGCGCGAAGAAAGGACTGAAGCAATCCATTCCCAAAAAGCGTCGTACCAGCGCAACCGAACACGCTAAAACCGACACGTCTGCGATGAGCATACCGAGTGATAGCGAAGAAATTGACAAGGGAGCAAAAGCCTTGattgaagatcccggagaagaaaacaaagttgGTCAGAAGAAAGGAGTGGTCAAACAAAGAACcggcaaaaagaaaaccgtcgaaaaaaaaacagggtcaaagaagaagaacggcAAACCAAAGGATGTAGATTCACAAAGCGTAACGGTCGGCGATGAAATGGATTTTGCGGACATGGAATCATCGGATGAAGCCCTGCAATCCGATGATGATAAAAAGGACGATGATTTCGAGGCTGATCATCTATCAGAAGACGTTGAAAAAGACGAAAGCTACACCGATGCACTGAAACCAAAAGTTGAAAAAGTTTCAAAAAAGAGCGACAAGAAAGCAACGGCTGCAACGAAAGTCTCCAAACCTAAGGAACCATCAAAAGCAAAACTGAAGCAAAAGTTtcaggaaaacgaaaagGTGTTTGGCCCGATACTACAGACATGGGCTGACAAAATTAAAAAAAAGGACACAAGCAAACTTCAGGCAATGATCAAACAAATTTCTGCATGCTACACTGACTTTTCTGTTCGATTCATCGAGCTGTACCCTGTGCCTGACCTTGTGAAGAGGACAAAAGTTGTcttgaaagaaaagaatgcgGATCTCACGGACCTAGTTGCGTTGAGAACAAAGTTGAATTCTTTCTacatggaagaaaagaacaaGGTCCCGGAGTCTTTTAAGCCGAAACCGAAACGGCAGATATCAACCGGATCTAGCTTAAAAGAATCCCAAAGcagactcactgtcaatgaacCAAGTATGTCTACGAAGGCAAGCTCACAGTCGACGATCGGCGCAACTGCGGTAATGGCTCCGTCACGACCCGGTATTGAACAACCTGGCGATTACAAAAGAAAGCAAGAACAGAGGCAGTCAGAACCAGAAGCAAATAGAGAAATGACTTCTGCTATCCCAAAACACGATTTGAAGACACACGCGTCGTCTAAACCGGATAAGTTTTTAAAACcagaaaagaagaatttcAGCATCGGAAATTACGTCAAAACAACTCTGCAGGAAGCTGTTTCGGCGTCCAAGACGCCGGTTGTAACTAGCCGAGCAGTGAGTGTTGCCAAGGTCATACCGGCTTGGATCACAGAGGAGACGTCATTAGAGCCCCCGACCGATCAAGACCGCTCCTTAGGCTTGGAGTTTCTGCGACAAATGGCAACATGCTTTCCGAGCGGCAATATAAATGCGGAGTCACTGGCTCTGTCGATCGAAAAAGCTATCAACGACTGGTCTGTTAAGCAATCATTGGTGTCGCCTTCTGATTTCGCTTGGCGGGACGCATACTGGGAGCGCGTTCACGCAATCGTCGCCGCTGTCTGTGGGAAGCGCAATTCAGGTACACTGATGAATCTATTACTAAACGGCGACTTCGATGATCCATTGGAGTTAGTGGGACTTGAGCACAAAATTTTATTGGATTCGTTTGAGGGACGGCCTATTTTCCTCAAATAG
- a CDS encoding predicted protein, producing the protein MQWNLVVLTLCCGMQWLPSQAFVIVRSGSRRLSADTPARRSTLLGMVSAERRYEARQLVSDGMEMFRKGEVSKSIDLFDRADALQPDGSLHPFLWQRGLSLYYADRFAEASDQFRSDVKVNPNDVEEIVWDIAAQLRQRPDEFPPSTMMSLPAGNRDRRRIMPTVYRLFRGEGTEHQLAMAGHGNGASVADEFYALFYLGLFCEVRKETVKASEYMQQATRTEYATGIGRGDYMTSCARVHCKLRGWV; encoded by the exons ATGCAGTGGAATCTTGTCGTGTTGACGCTTTGTTGTGGCATGCAGTGGCTTCCATCCCAGGCGTTCGTGATCGTCCGGAGCGGTTCACGACGCCTCTCCGCCGATACGCCGGCACGGCGTTCCACGTTGCTGGGAATGGTGTCGGCCGAACGCCGTTACGAAGCTCGCCAACTAGTGTCTGACGGGATGGAGATGTTTCGCAAGGGTGAGGTGTCCAAATCGATCGACTTGTTTGATCGTGCCGATGCGCTGCAACCGGACGGCTCACTCCATCCGTTTCTCTGGCAACGCGGCTTGAGTCTGTACTACGCCGATCGCTTCGCGGAAGCCAGTGATCAGTTCCGTTCCGACGTCAAAGTTAACCCTAACGATGTGGAGGAAATCGTTTGGGATATTGCGGCGCAATTGCGTCAGCGTCCGGACGAATTTCCACCGTCCACAATGATGAGCTTGCCTGCGGGAAATCGGGATCGCCGGAGAATTATGCCCACCGTCTACCGACTCTTTCGAGGGGAAGGAACCGAACACCAATTGGCAATGGCTGGTCACGGAAACGGAGCCAG CGTTGCCGACGAGTTTTACGCACTGTTTTACCTCGGACTCTTTTGTGAAGTACGCAAGGAGACGGTGAAAGCTTCCGAATACATGCAACAGGCAACTCGTACCGAGTACGCGACGGGTATTGGACGAGGCGATTATATGACTTCGTGTGCCAGA GTGCACTGCAAACTTCGAGGGTGGGTGTAG